In the genome of Candidatus Delongbacteria bacterium, the window TACTGTAAGCAAGAAAACCCTCCATTCATGAAAAAGGGCTGAGAAAATCAGCCCTTTTTCTATCTAAAAAAATTAAAAAATAAATTTTTTAATATCCCTAATATTATATATATTCTATAGTTCAAAGAAATGATAGACTGGGGGACAAAACTGAAAAATCAGGAATATTTATATTTTTTAACGAAAGTGTTTGTATTGTAGTTTTGATTTAATATATTTGTCAAAAATTTGTGGATGAAAGGAAGCTGTAAATATGGCTGTAAAACGTAGTAAAACTAAATACATATTTGTGACTGGTGGGGTTGTATCTTCACTTGGAAAAGGAATTACAGCAGCGAGTCTGGGTCTTCTTCTTAAGCAAAGGGGATTAAAGGTTTCAATTTTAAAATTGGACCCATATTTGAATCTTGACCCTGGAACTATGTCTCCATATCAGCATGGAGAAGTATTTGTTACAGAAGATGGTGCTGAAACAGATCTGGATTTAGGACACTACGAAAGATTCATTGATGAAAATATGGGTAGAATGAACAATACTACTGCAGGTCAAATTTATGAAAGTGTTCTTACTAAAGAGAGACGTGGTGATTATTTAGGTGGAACCGTTCAGGTTATTCCTCACATTACTAATGAAATTAAAGATAAGATTTTCAAAGTAGCCAATGAAACAAATGTAAATGTTCTCTTAGTTGAGATTGGTGGTACAGTTGGAGATATTGAATCTCTTCCATTTATTGAAGCTATCAGACAATTTAGATTTGATGTAGGTCCTGAAAATACTTTATATATGCATGTGACTTATATACCGTTTGTTAAGGCTGCAGGAGAATTGAAGACTAAACCTACACAGCATTCTGTAAAAAATCTTCTTGAATTAGGTATTCAACCAGAGATTTTGATTTGTAGATCTGAAATGAAGATCCCTAAAGAGAATAAAGATAAAATTGCTCTATTCTGTAATGTTGAAAAACATTGCGTGATAGATTGTGTTGATGCCCCAACAATTTATCAGGTACCATTATCATTCCACAAAAGTAAGCTTGATGAAATAGTATGTGAAAAGCTGGGTATTGTTGATGCAGAAAATATTGATCTAGAAAACTGGAAAAAGGTCGTTAAAAATATTAAATCACCTTCAAAAACTGTAAGGATTGGCGTAGTAGGTAAATACACAAGTTTAAGTGATGCGTATAAATCGATTTTAGAAGCATTTATTCATGCTGGTAGCGAGAACAATGCTAAAGTCGAGGTAGTTTTTGTTAATGCAGAGGAAATTGAAACCAATGGACCAACTGAACTATTGTCGTCTCTAGAAGGTATTTTAGTTCCAGGTGGATTTGGAAACAGAGGTATTGAGGGGAAATTGCTCGCTGTTAAATATGCCAGAGAAAATAAAATTCCATTCTTTGGTATTTGTTTAGGTATGCAATGTGCAGTTATCGAGTTCGCTCGTAATGTTGGTGGAATGAAAAATGCAAATAGTACAGAATTTGCGAGAAAATTAAAATACCCTGTAATTGATTTAATGGCTGAGCAAAAAAAGGTTAAGTTTAAAGGCGGTACAATGAGACTTGGTGCTTTTGACTGTGAACTTACTCCAGGTACAAAATTGTATGAAGCATATGGTGATAAGCACATTTCTGAGAGACACAGACACAGATATGAAGTAAACAATGCATTTATTGGTAGTCTTGAGGATTGTGGTTTGATAGCCTCTGGTAAGAACACTGAACTTAATTTAGTGGAAGCTATAGAAATTGCAGATCATCCGTGGTTTGTTGCGGTTCAGTATCACCCAGAACTAAAATCCCGTGTTACTAAAGCTCATCCACTTTTTAGAGAATTGGTAAAAGCTAGCCTTCAGTATCAAAAAAGCAAATAATTGTATGGCAGGGTATTTTTGACCCTGCCTTTTTTTCTTAAGCAAAATCATCAATGGAAATATGAATAAAACAGAAATACTCGATTATCTCTATGGTCTGCAGTTTACTGGAATTAAGCTTGGCCTGATGAACATAAGAAATCTACTTAACTACTGCAAGATAGATTATAATAAACTAAAGTATATACACATCGCTGGAACAAATGGAAAAGGGTCCACAGCAAATATGTTAAATCAGATATATGTAATGTCTGGTTACAAAACGGCTCTTTTTACTTCACCTCACATCACCGATTTTAATGAACGAATAAAAGTTAATAATCAGATGATTAGTGATGATGATTTAGCACGACTAACCCTCGAGCTAAAAGAAGGAATTGATCTTTTCAAATGTACTTTTTTCGAAGCAACTACCGCTATTGCAATTAAATACTATATCGAAAAAAAAGTAGATATAGTGTTGTTTGAAGTAGGATTAGGCGGTCGTCTTGATTCCACAAATATAGTAACTCCTCTTGCTTCTTTAATTACTGGAATAGACTTTGATCATATGGGTATGCTTGGCTATTCATTAATTGAGATAGCAAGAGAAAAAGCAGGGATAATTAAAAATAAAGTTCCAGTAATCTATAACGATAATAGAAAGTATATTAGGAAGTTTTTCCAATCGAAAGCCGTGGCAAATGGTAGTGAATATATTGACGCAAACAAGAAGCGGATCTACTTCAAAGATGGTTTTGTTGGTTTTTACTTCAAGTGTAAATATTTTAGATCAGGATTTAATCTTGCTGGTAGTTATCAATTATACAATCTAAGAACTGTCATCTCTACAATTGAGAAACTTAACTATATTTTACCGGTTAATGAATCTGGTCTAAGGAATGCCCTTCATACAGTAAAAGTAAAAGGACGGATGGAAACAGTTTCAGAAAACCCAAGAATAATTATCGATGCTGCTCATAATAAACAGGGTCTGGAAAATCTGGTTAAAGAGGTGAGATTTCTAAATTTTAAAAGACTTTTTTTATTGGCGGGTATTCTAAAAGATAAAGATTATAAGGAATATCTCAAAATAATGACAAAAATCAGTAAAAAAGTGATAATTTTTCCTCCAAATCATGAAAGAGCACTTGATATTGAGAGAGTCAGAACTTATATTTATTCGGTTGGTTATCGAGGCTTTGATATCCACACATCTGTAGACTCTGGTTTCGCTCAGATTCTGGGGGATTACAAGGACGGCGATCTGATTCTAGTTACCGGTTCCCATTTTGTTTTAAGTGATTTTCTCAATCTATTAAAGTAAATCCGGTAAGAGCTGTTCGATAAAATTATTTGATATAAACCCAATTACAAAAATTGATGTAATTAATTAAAAATAAAGCGAGGTTAATCCATGGAAGAGATCTCAACATCTACGATGGATCTTAAGACATTAAAGAAAATGACGGTGAAGGATTTAAACAAAATTGCTGAAGATATGGGCGTTGAAGATTACGCAGGACTTTTAAAACAGGACTTGATTTTCAGAATTCTTGAGCACAATGCCCAAAAGCAGGACATTGTAGAAGGTGATGGGCTTCTTGAAGTTCTATCTGACGGATTTGGATTTTTAAGATCACCAAATACAAATTATTTAGCTGGTAAAAATGATATCTATGTGTCTCCTACTCAAATCAAAAGATTTGGTCTGAGAACTGGTCATTTCATTTCTGGTCAGATAAGATCTCCTAAAGAAGGTGAAAAGTTTTTCGCATTACTAAAAATCGACTCAGTTAACGAAGAGCATCCAGAGAAAGTTAAAAGAGTTATTAGATTTGAAAATCTTACTCCTCTTCACCCTGATGAAAGATACAGACTTGAAAATAAAATATTTCGTGGAGAGAATGAAACATTGAGAATTCTTGATCTTTTCACTCCAATTGGTAAAGGTCAAAGAGCTTTAATCGTTTCCCCACCAAAAACTGGTAAGACTACGATTTTAAGACAAATTGCTAATGCAATTTCAGAAAACAATCCTGAAGCCATAGTTGTAATGCTTTTAATCGATGAAAGACCTGAAGAG includes:
- a CDS encoding CTP synthase, which gives rise to MAVKRSKTKYIFVTGGVVSSLGKGITAASLGLLLKQRGLKVSILKLDPYLNLDPGTMSPYQHGEVFVTEDGAETDLDLGHYERFIDENMGRMNNTTAGQIYESVLTKERRGDYLGGTVQVIPHITNEIKDKIFKVANETNVNVLLVEIGGTVGDIESLPFIEAIRQFRFDVGPENTLYMHVTYIPFVKAAGELKTKPTQHSVKNLLELGIQPEILICRSEMKIPKENKDKIALFCNVEKHCVIDCVDAPTIYQVPLSFHKSKLDEIVCEKLGIVDAENIDLENWKKVVKNIKSPSKTVRIGVVGKYTSLSDAYKSILEAFIHAGSENNAKVEVVFVNAEEIETNGPTELLSSLEGILVPGGFGNRGIEGKLLAVKYARENKIPFFGICLGMQCAVIEFARNVGGMKNANSTEFARKLKYPVIDLMAEQKKVKFKGGTMRLGAFDCELTPGTKLYEAYGDKHISERHRHRYEVNNAFIGSLEDCGLIASGKNTELNLVEAIEIADHPWFVAVQYHPELKSRVTKAHPLFRELVKASLQYQKSK
- the rho gene encoding transcription termination factor Rho → MDLKTLKKMTVKDLNKIAEDMGVEDYAGLLKQDLIFRILEHNAQKQDIVEGDGLLEVLSDGFGFLRSPNTNYLAGKNDIYVSPTQIKRFGLRTGHFISGQIRSPKEGEKFFALLKIDSVNEEHPEKVKRVIRFENLTPLHPDERYRLENKIFRGENETLRILDLFTPIGKGQRALIVSPPKTGKTTILRQIANAISENNPEAIVVMLLIDERPEEVTEMQRAVKGEVISSTFDEKPERHINVARMCLEKAKRMVEYGRDVVILLDSITRLARAYNAVAPHSGRILSGGVDANALYEPKRFYGAARNIEEGGSLSIIATALVDTGSRMDEVIFEEFKGTGNLELTLDRKLSEMRIFPAIDINKSSTRKEDLLLERAALNKIWILRKLLAPMTNIEAMKFIKAKINETDTNQELFKVMNS